From the Hydrogenothermus marinus genome, the window TTTTAATATCTTTTAGATTTATGTTTTCAAACTTAGATATATCAATTAATTCTTTTTCTTTTAGAATTTCATCATATTTTGCAGTAATATCTAAAAGTCTTGCTTTGTAGTCTAATGTTCTTCTTCCTTCATTTTGTATATGTATATAGTAAAGATAAGAAGATATATAAAAGCCAATAAATATAAAAATAAGTGTAAAATCATAATAACCTGTAAGATAATAAGAAAAAATCAAAGGTAAAAGAAAAGAAATATAAGCAAATAATAATGTTTTCCAATTAACAATATAAAATGGTAAAAATAATGTTATAAACAATGATATATATGGATTTCCTGTTAAATAAGTAATTGCTATAATGTATAAGGCATCTAATATTATAAAAAAGTATTTATTTACTATACTCTTTAATAAGAAGTAGATAGTTATATAAAAGGAAGGCAATACATAATAAAATTCTTTGTATTCTATTTCTAAAAATAAACCTGGTAAAAAAGAAACAAAAACTAAAATAATTCTGTATATATTTTCCATAAAATTATTTTAACAGATATTTTGGTAAAGTATTTATAAGACTATAAATTAAAGAAGATTTTTCCTTTACTGTTTTTTCAGAAAGTTCAAACTCATAATCATTAATATAAGGATTTATCCATATTAACTTATTTTTATAAGTTAACTGATCAAAATCTATAGATGTTAAAAAATTTATTTCATATCCAAAATGATTTTTTATATCTAATATAGAATTGAGTATACTTTTATTAAAGAGAAAAAATCCATTATATTTATATAAGATTTTCATATTTCCTATGATATTTCCATCAATTATGATTGAAACTTTTGGTTTTTTTAGAAAATCTATTATTTTTTCTATATCAGATTTAAATTTTATTTTTGCAAAAATTAATCTTACTCTTAATCCTTTTGGATATCCAAGATTTACTATATTACTAAGGAAAGATTTAATAAAACTATCATAATTATAATTCTTCTTACCTTCCCAAAAAGGAAAAAAAATATTCATAAATTCTGGACCAAAGCCTATATCAGAATAAATAAATTTTAATTTTCTCTTTATTTTCTTTGTTTTATAGTTAATTTGTATATTATTATTTTCAAAATTAAAATTATCAGAATAAAGAATCGGTATATTATCTGAAAAAAAATCTTTTTTAATTATGTTATTGGTTATTATTAAATCTATTTTACTTAAATTAACAAAAGAAATATCTGTAGGATTTAATTTATTAAAAAATTCTATATTTAACTTTTCTTGTTTTTCTTTAAAATCATTTAATCCTACAGATTTTAGTTTTAGACCATTTAACTTTATAAAAGTTAAATGATTATAATTTATACTTAAACTTTCTTCTTTGTAAGTGAGTTTATATTCTTTTAATAAATTTTTAAATTTCTTCAATCCAGTGTTTATATTTATCTATTTTTCCTCTTACTGCATCAAAATACACTTTTTGAATTTCTTTTGTAATTTTCCCTGGTTTACCATCAGCTATTTTTTTATTATCTATTTCTACAACTGGTGATATTTGAGCGCCTGTTCCACAGAAAAATACTTCATCTGCAATATAAAGCTCTGTTCTTGTAATACTTCTTTCTATTACTTCATATCCTAAATCTTTTGCAATTTCCATAACTGCCCATCTTGTAATTCCTTCTAATATATCATCAGATACAGGAGGTGTAATTAGTTTTCCATCTCTTACAATAAATATATTTTCTGCAGAACCTTCTGATACATATCCATTTTTATTTAAGAATATAGCTTCATCTGCACCTTTTAATATTGCTTCTGTTTTTGCTAAAGCACTATTTACATAAGCTCCAGATACTTTTAATCTTGGTGGAATCATATTATCATTTAATCTTGTCCATGAAGAAACAATAGCTTTAACACCTTTATTAATATCTATATAATCTCCAAGAGGATAAAGATAAATTGCTATTTTTGCATTATATCCAAGAAGTTTTGGGCCTATTTCAAGGTCTGAAAAATAAACGATAGGTCTTATATATATATCATTTTTAATGTCATTTTTTCTAATAAGTTCCTTTGTTATTTCAACAAGCTCATCTATACTTTCTTCTATCTCCATATTTAAAAATCTCATATTTTTGAAAAGTCTTTGATAATGTTCTTTAAAGAATAAAGCAAATATTTTGTTCTGCTCTTTATCATAATAAGCTCTTATTCCTTCAAAAACTGCAGTTCCATAGTGGAAAGAGTTAGTTTTTATACTTATTTTTGCTTTTTCCTCAGGTACTATTTCCCCTTCAAAATATACATATTCCAAATTTCTTCCTCCTTTAAGTAGCTTCATATTATATATTAGCACTTTTGAAAATAAATTTTCAATTGAAAATTATATTATTAAAATAAGAAAAAACAGGGATTTAATTAGTTGTATAGTATTATTTCAGTAGATATTTTTAATATTTAAATAGCATTGGCATTGGTAAGCTTTTCTATTTCTTCTAAAGAAGAAACTTCATAAATAGGAAAAGATTTATACTATAGTTTAAAATTTAAAGATGCTTCCGAGGATATCGTTAAATAATAGCTATCACAAATTTTTATTTAGTATGAAATCTATTATTGCCCCGTGTCTTAATCCCCAATCACTAACTATAATTTCTTCTTTGTTGAAAACTTTCATTGATACTTTAAAAATTAAAATTCCTGATAAAATTACTTCAGCTCTTTTATCTTCAATTTGAGGTATTTTTTTCCTTTCTTCTACAGGTATTGATGATAGTTTATTTAGCCATTTATTTATTTGAGTATAGCTAAGTCTTTGTTTATGAACTTTTTCTGAAGAGTATGGAAATATTTTCTTTTCAAGGGCTACTAATGTTGTAATTGTTCCGCCAAGACCAATCAGATAATAAGTATCCTTCATTTTTTCATAGGCTTTTTCTATATCTTTTCTTATAAAATCTTCAAGAGCTTTTAATTCTTCTTTTAATGGTGGATCATGTTTTATAAATCTTTCTGTAAGTCCAACTATTCCAAATGGAAATGAAATACTATCTTTTAATTTAAAAGAATCTCCTTCTTTTATCCCATAAGCATATTCAGTACTTCCACCACCTTGATCTATCATTACAAAACTATTATCAGGATAAACTCCATAAGCAGTAGCTAAAAATGATAAGTATGCTTCTTTTTTTCCATCTATTATTTCTACATCTATTCCTATAGCTTTAACTTTTTCAACAAAATCTTTTCCATTTTTAGCTTCTCTACAGGCTTGAGTTGCATAAGCTTTTACATAATCAACTTTATATTCATCAATTATCATTTTGTATTCTTTTAAAACAGATAATGTTTCATCTATAGCATCTTTTTGAAGATATCCAGTTTCTTTTAATTTTCTTCCTAAGGATGTAATTTTACCTGTTGAAAATATATCTTCAACAGAGTTAATTGTTTCAATTATAGAATTTTTTTTATGAATAGCAGATATAAGAAGGCGTGTAGAGTAAGTACCTATATCTATTATTGCTATTTTTTTTACCAATACCTACTCCATAAAAATCTGTCCTTCAAGAGGTGAAACTTCAACTCCATTTTGCTTTAGAAATTCTATAGCCTTTTCTATTTCATCTTCTTTTCCAATAAGTTCAAGTTCAAGCCAACCTACATTTTCTTGTACATTTGCTTTCCTAATATTTATGTCAACATCAAATGTTTTGCATACTTTACTTAAGATAGGCTCTTTTATTTTTTCTTCTGGATAAATAAGCTTTAACTTCATTGAGTTCATTATTTTCCTCCAGCAATAGCAGGAATAATTGCTACAATATCTCCATCTTTAAGTTCTGTATCTTTACCTTTTAAAAATCTTATATCTTCATCATTTACAAAAAAGTTTACAAATTTTCTTATTTCTCCATTTTCTTCAACAAGTCTTTCTTTAATTCCAGAAAACTCTTTATCTAAGTTATCTATAAGTTCTGCTATTGTAGATGCCTCTATTTCTACTTCTCCTTGACCTTGAGTAACTCTTCTTAATGCAGTAGGTATTCTAACTATAACTTTTGCCATTTTTTCCTCCTTATTTATTTATTGTTTGACCTATAACTTTTTCTTTAAACTCTGTTAAGCTTGGTTTTATATGAATAGGCTGTTTTAAATGCCCTTCAAGCACTTCCATTGTTTTGTATCCATTACCGGTAATATATGCAACAACAATTTCATCTTTATCAAATACACCTTTTTCTGCAAACTTTTTAAGTACTGCTATTGTTGTTCCACCTGCAGTCTCTGTAAATATACCTTCTGTTTTTGCAAGTAATTTCATTCCTTCTATTATCTCTTCATTAGTAGCTATTTCCATATCTCCATTACTTTCTTTTGCTACTTTTACAGCATATGGACCATCTGCAGGATTTCCTATAGCTATTGATTTTGCTATAGTATCAGGTTTTTCTGGTGTAATCCAATCTCTTCCTTCTTTAAAAGCTTTATATATAGGACTACATCCTGCTGCTTGAGCTCCATACATTCTTGGCATTTTCTCATTTTCATTTAGTATTCCAACAGTTTTAAATTCATTAAATCCTTTCCAAATTTTTGTATATAAAGAACCTGATGCCATAGGTGCTACTACTGCATCTGGCGCTTTCCAACCAAGTTGTTCTGCAACTTCAAAAGCAAGGGTTTTTGAACCTTCTGAATAGAAAGGTCTTATATTTATATTAACAAAAGCCCAGCCAAACTCATTTGCAATTTCTGAAGATAATCTATTAACATCATCATAATTTCCTTCTACTGCAACAACAATAGGATTAAAAACAAGGGAACCTATTATTTTATTTGTTTCAAGATTTGCAGGAATAAAAACATAACAATTCATTCCAGCAGATGCACTATGTGCAGCTACAGCATTTGCCAAGTTTCCTGTTGAAGCACATGCTGCAGTGTCAAATCCAAATTCTTTAGCTTTTGATAAAGCAACTGCTACAACTCTATCTTTAAAAGACAAAGTTGGATGATTTACTGAATCATCTTTTATATAAAGATTATTTAAGCCAAGTTCTTTTCCAAGATTTTCTGCTTTTATTAATGGAGTAAAACCAGAGGATAAACCCACTTGAGGTTCTTCTACTGGTAATAAATCTATATATCTCCATAGACTTTTAGGGCCTTTTTCTATCTTTTCTCTTGATATATTTTGTTTTATATAATCATAATCATACTCAACTTCTAAAGGACCAAAACAAAATTCACATACATGAAGAGGTTCTATCGGATATTCTCTTCCACATTCTTTACATTTAAGAGCTTTAATTTTTGCCATTTATTTATTAGCCTCCAAATTATGAATAAAGGATTAAATAATTATAATATAAAATATGCTCTTTATAAAAATAAATTTAAAAGTTTTTACAATAGTTTTATAATATTAGCATAATAAATATATATTAAGAGGATAATAATGAATAGAATTTCACAAATTGCCATTAATGATGAAGGATTTTTATTTGATCCTTTAACTGGTGAAAGCTTCACAGTTAATCAAACAGGTTTAGAAATAATAAAAGGTTTAAAAGAAAGTAAATCAGAAGAAGAAATCATTGAATCTCTAACTGAAAATTTTGAAATTGATGAGGAAACAGCTAAAAGAGATTTTACTGATTTTATAGAAAAACTTAGAAGTTATAAAATTTTATAAGGAGATAAAAAATGGAGCTTAAAGTTGCTATTTCTGGTATAAATGCAGTTGATAATCCAGGGCCAGGTATTGGAGTTGCAAAAAGTATAAAAGAAGATAAAGAGTTAAACGCAAAAATAATTGGCCTTGCTTATGATGCTATGGAACCAGGTATATATATGGATTGGATAATTGATAAAGCATATATAATGCCATATCCTTCTGGAGGTTATGAAGCTTACATAGAAAGACTTTATTATATAAAACAAACTTATGGGCTTGATTTTGTAATGCCTGTGTTAGATGCAGAACTTCCTATATATATAAAATATCAACAGGAACTTGAAAGAAATGGGATAAAAACTTTTTTACCTTCTTTAGAGCAGTTTAAACTTAGAGGAAAAGATAAGCTTGAAGAGATTGCTAAAAATATAGGTATAGATTCTCCAAAATCAGAAGTAGTTTCTTCTTATGAAGAACTTACAAAAGCTATAGAAAAAATTGGTCTTCCAATAATGGTAAAAGGAGCTTTTTATAAAGCATACAGAGCTTATACATTCCAAGAGGCTACAAGCTATTTTAATAAAATTGTTGCTGAATGGGGTTATCCTGTAATTGTACAGCAAGTAGTTAAAGGTGAAGAGATGAATGTTGTAGCTGCTGGTGATGGAGAGGGAAATTCTCTTGGTATGGTTGGTATAAAAAAGATGTGGATAACAGAACTTGGTAAAATCTGGACAGGTGTAACTATAAAAAATAAAAAGATGTTAAATGCAGCAGAAAACTTTATAAAAAAGTATAAGTGGAAAGGTGCTTTTGAACTTGAATGTATAGTAGATATTGAAAATGATAAAGTTTATTTAATAGAAATAAATCCAAGATTTCCTGCTTGGTCTTATTTTTCAACAGGTGTTGGAGTAAATATTGCATCAAATATTATTAGAAAAGCATTTGGTTTAGATATAGATATTAAAGATTACGAAGCTGGAAAGCTTTATGTTAGATATACAGATGATTTAATAACAGATATGGATAAATTCCAAAAAATAATTATAAGAGGTGAAAATTAATGAAGAAAAAATATGAAAAACCTGTAATTACTAAAATAGAAACTGGGTTTATGAATAAATTTGGTAGTTCTCCATATTATGCAAGAAAAATAAGAAAAGATATAGATGGTATAACTATAGATGAGCTTGTTAATAAGTATGGTTCTCCTCTTTTTGTTATATCAGAAAGAAAACTTAGAGAAAATTATAGAAAAATGTATAATGCTTTTGCATCTCGTTATCCAAATGTTCAG encodes:
- a CDS encoding branched-chain amino acid transaminase, whose translation is MEYVYFEGEIVPEEKAKISIKTNSFHYGTAVFEGIRAYYDKEQNKIFALFFKEHYQRLFKNMRFLNMEIEESIDELVEITKELIRKNDIKNDIYIRPIVYFSDLEIGPKLLGYNAKIAIYLYPLGDYIDINKGVKAIVSSWTRLNDNMIPPRLKVSGAYVNSALAKTEAILKGADEAIFLNKNGYVSEGSAENIFIVRDGKLITPPVSDDILEGITRWAVMEIAKDLGYEVIERSITRTELYIADEVFFCGTGAQISPVVEIDNKKIADGKPGKITKEIQKVYFDAVRGKIDKYKHWIEEI
- a CDS encoding Ppx/GppA phosphatase family protein, with product MVKKIAIIDIGTYSTRLLISAIHKKNSIIETINSVEDIFSTGKITSLGRKLKETGYLQKDAIDETLSVLKEYKMIIDEYKVDYVKAYATQACREAKNGKDFVEKVKAIGIDVEIIDGKKEAYLSFLATAYGVYPDNSFVMIDQGGGSTEYAYGIKEGDSFKLKDSISFPFGIVGLTERFIKHDPPLKEELKALEDFIRKDIEKAYEKMKDTYYLIGLGGTITTLVALEKKIFPYSSEKVHKQRLSYTQINKWLNKLSSIPVEERKKIPQIEDKRAEVILSGILIFKVSMKVFNKEEIIVSDWGLRHGAIIDFILNKNL
- a CDS encoding NIL domain-containing protein produces the protein MNSMKLKLIYPEEKIKEPILSKVCKTFDVDINIRKANVQENVGWLELELIGKEDEIEKAIEFLKQNGVEVSPLEGQIFME
- a CDS encoding MoaD/ThiS family protein, encoding MAKVIVRIPTALRRVTQGQGEVEIEASTIAELIDNLDKEFSGIKERLVEENGEIRKFVNFFVNDEDIRFLKGKDTELKDGDIVAIIPAIAGGK
- the thrC gene encoding threonine synthase, giving the protein MAKIKALKCKECGREYPIEPLHVCEFCFGPLEVEYDYDYIKQNISREKIEKGPKSLWRYIDLLPVEEPQVGLSSGFTPLIKAENLGKELGLNNLYIKDDSVNHPTLSFKDRVVAVALSKAKEFGFDTAACASTGNLANAVAAHSASAGMNCYVFIPANLETNKIIGSLVFNPIVVAVEGNYDDVNRLSSEIANEFGWAFVNINIRPFYSEGSKTLAFEVAEQLGWKAPDAVVAPMASGSLYTKIWKGFNEFKTVGILNENEKMPRMYGAQAAGCSPIYKAFKEGRDWITPEKPDTIAKSIAIGNPADGPYAVKVAKESNGDMEIATNEEIIEGMKLLAKTEGIFTETAGGTTIAVLKKFAEKGVFDKDEIVVAYITGNGYKTMEVLEGHLKQPIHIKPSLTEFKEKVIGQTINK
- a CDS encoding HPr-rel-A system PqqD family peptide chaperone; translation: MNRISQIAINDEGFLFDPLTGESFTVNQTGLEIIKGLKESKSEEEIIESLTENFEIDEETAKRDFTDFIEKLRSYKIL
- a CDS encoding ATP-grasp domain-containing protein, with the translated sequence MELKVAISGINAVDNPGPGIGVAKSIKEDKELNAKIIGLAYDAMEPGIYMDWIIDKAYIMPYPSGGYEAYIERLYYIKQTYGLDFVMPVLDAELPIYIKYQQELERNGIKTFLPSLEQFKLRGKDKLEEIAKNIGIDSPKSEVVSSYEELTKAIEKIGLPIMVKGAFYKAYRAYTFQEATSYFNKIVAEWGYPVIVQQVVKGEEMNVVAAGDGEGNSLGMVGIKKMWITELGKIWTGVTIKNKKMLNAAENFIKKYKWKGAFELECIVDIENDKVYLIEINPRFPAWSYFSTGVGVNIASNIIRKAFGLDIDIKDYEAGKLYVRYTDDLITDMDKFQKIIIRGEN